Proteins encoded in a region of the Devosia sp. RR2S18 genome:
- a CDS encoding response regulator, whose translation MHTDIDLSGKRILVVEDDYLLATDICRDLRELGATVLGPAPTPFYALSLLGRRGVDGAVLDIRLHGTDVFEVADELTGRGIPFVFATGVGDDGIPARHQGAPHISKPFERTDLVHLVRSLTHIEQTDPTPRPAVMAQAMIPDGSLDDRLMRAATRAMRQAHT comes from the coding sequence ATGCACACAGATATCGACCTTAGCGGCAAACGCATTCTGGTGGTCGAAGACGACTACCTTCTGGCCACCGACATCTGTCGCGATCTGCGCGAGCTCGGCGCCACTGTGCTGGGCCCGGCGCCGACACCCTTTTACGCGCTGAGTCTGCTTGGTCGCCGGGGCGTCGATGGCGCGGTACTCGATATTCGCCTGCATGGCACCGATGTCTTCGAGGTCGCCGACGAACTCACCGGCCGCGGCATTCCGTTCGTCTTTGCCACGGGGGTCGGTGATGACGGCATCCCCGCGCGCCATCAGGGCGCGCCTCACATCAGCAAGCCGTTTGAACGGACCGATCTGGTTCATCTGGTGCGGTCGCTGACCCATATCGAGCAGACCGACCCGACACCGCGTCCCGCCGTTATGGCCCAGGCGATGATTCCAGACGGCAGTCTTGATGACCGATTGATGCGGGCCGCAACCCGTGCCATGCGCCAGGCCCACACATAG
- a CDS encoding Crp/Fnr family transcriptional regulator, with amino-acid sequence MEKDRVDPLLLRLGGYVAMGAEESEALSRAVRRSPAIQPYEEILGDGSRDVCVLQSGLACQFKLLGNGRRQITGLLVPGDILDFGFLTGTGPQGHFMTLCRSDVGRIPIQSFTALCEQHPRIMQAVLRASAVHAAIGQERVLSLGLRTALERVAHLLCEMYHRLDAVGLVSGRTTYDFRITQAEMGEALGLSTVHINRTLQALRRSGYITMRNGKVTIENMDGLCAEGNFDPAYLANITIGSQARPN; translated from the coding sequence ATGGAAAAGGACAGAGTCGACCCGCTGCTGCTGCGGCTAGGTGGCTATGTCGCGATGGGAGCGGAGGAGAGCGAAGCCCTCAGCCGAGCCGTGCGCCGTAGCCCCGCCATTCAGCCATATGAAGAAATTCTCGGAGACGGCAGCCGCGATGTTTGCGTGCTGCAATCGGGCCTCGCCTGCCAGTTCAAACTGCTCGGCAATGGTCGTCGGCAGATAACCGGACTGTTGGTACCCGGTGACATCCTCGACTTTGGCTTCCTGACGGGCACGGGTCCACAGGGGCATTTCATGACCCTGTGCCGTAGCGACGTTGGTCGTATTCCTATCCAGAGTTTTACCGCCTTGTGCGAACAGCATCCGCGCATCATGCAGGCTGTGCTGCGCGCCTCGGCGGTGCATGCGGCGATCGGCCAGGAGCGCGTGCTGAGCCTTGGGCTGCGCACCGCGCTCGAGCGCGTCGCCCATCTTCTGTGCGAGATGTACCACCGGCTCGATGCTGTCGGCCTCGTTAGCGGCCGCACCACCTACGATTTTCGCATCACCCAGGCAGAAATGGGCGAAGCACTCGGCCTCTCCACGGTGCACATCAACCGCACCCTCCAGGCGCTGCGCCGGAGCGGCTACATCACCATGCGCAACGGCAAGGTAACCATCGAGAACATGGATGGGCTCTGCGCTGAGGGCAATTTTGACCCCGCCTATCTCGCCAATATTACTATAGGCTCGCAGGCGCGCCCCAACTGA
- a CDS encoding TIGR02587 family membrane protein encodes MAQAAAEKQSLRPVWVGLGRALGGALVFTLPMLMTMEMWEFGFAMDRWRLLLLLALSLPMLMFLSHYSGFEATWGWKEDLRDVATALGVGAVVSAAVLWLFGIIDAGMPRSEIVGKIALQAVPGALGALLGRSQLGRDSAGGHGETYPGELVVMVVGALFLSLNVAPTEEMVLIAYRMDPVQTLLLPPLSLLVMHGFVFASEFKGSTPIPQETPWWSVFLRFTVVGYVVALLTSVYVLWTFGRFDGVGFDMALAISVVLAFPAAVGAAAARLIL; translated from the coding sequence ATGGCACAGGCCGCAGCAGAAAAGCAGTCCTTGCGACCCGTCTGGGTTGGTCTCGGCCGCGCCTTGGGCGGGGCGCTGGTCTTCACCTTGCCCATGCTGATGACCATGGAGATGTGGGAGTTCGGTTTTGCCATGGATCGGTGGCGCCTACTTCTCCTGCTCGCCCTGAGCCTCCCCATGCTGATGTTTCTCTCCCACTACTCGGGGTTCGAAGCGACCTGGGGTTGGAAGGAAGATCTTCGTGATGTCGCTACAGCGCTTGGGGTTGGCGCGGTGGTAAGTGCAGCGGTGCTCTGGCTCTTTGGCATTATCGACGCGGGCATGCCGCGCTCGGAGATCGTCGGCAAGATTGCTCTGCAGGCGGTGCCCGGTGCACTCGGTGCCCTGTTGGGGCGGAGCCAATTGGGGCGCGACAGCGCTGGCGGTCATGGGGAAACCTATCCCGGTGAACTTGTCGTCATGGTGGTGGGCGCGCTGTTTCTCAGTCTCAATGTGGCACCGACGGAAGAAATGGTTTTGATTGCCTACCGCATGGACCCGGTGCAAACGCTGTTGCTGCCCCCGTTGTCCTTACTGGTTATGCATGGCTTTGTTTTTGCCAGCGAGTTCAAGGGTAGCACGCCCATTCCGCAGGAGACGCCGTGGTGGAGCGTCTTTCTGCGCTTCACCGTTGTGGGCTATGTGGTTGCACTGCTGACCTCGGTCTATGTGCTGTGGACCTTTGGTCGCTTCGATGGCGTTGGGTTCGACATGGCGCTCGCCATCAGCGTCGTTCTCGCCTTTCCTGCGGCCGTGGGCGCTGCGGCAGCCCGCCTGATCTTGTGA
- a CDS encoding M81 family metallopeptidase — protein MRIAVAGLHTECSTYNPVIAREADFRVLRGPAMLKDDYFNFLTHFPAEFITILHARAIAGGPVDAELYARWKGEILEGLRAALPLDGVYLAMHGAMFVDGMFDAEGVFISAVRETVGPDVVIAASYDLHGNVSQRIVDNLDIFSTYRTAPHIDVPDTMRRAVTMLVRALRTGERPAIAWAPVPVLLPGERTSTQDEPARSFYAQLGAVEDPAGIWDASFQVGYVWADEPRATAGAVITGTNREAMAAAASQLAEGYWDIREQFVFGTKTGSIAECVEWALAAETNPVVLAESGDNPTGGGVGDRAEVLAALMARDAQGVVFAGIADRPATEVAYAAGVGETVRLRIGATLDASSTPVETKAEVIFLLKTDNPLLHEAVVRIGGIDLVLTARRRPFHNIADFTRLGLDPRTARIVVVKSGYLSPELGPIANPSLMALSPGVVDQFVERISNRHRSGRHYPFDKHFDWSPQVFWSRRAG, from the coding sequence ATGCGCATCGCCGTCGCCGGGCTGCATACTGAATGCAGCACCTACAATCCCGTCATTGCCCGCGAAGCTGATTTCCGCGTGCTGCGCGGACCGGCCATGCTCAAGGACGACTATTTCAACTTTCTCACCCACTTTCCGGCCGAGTTCATCACCATTCTCCATGCGCGGGCGATAGCCGGTGGGCCGGTCGATGCCGAACTTTATGCGCGCTGGAAGGGTGAAATTCTTGAAGGGTTGCGGGCGGCGCTGCCACTGGACGGCGTCTATCTAGCCATGCACGGCGCCATGTTTGTCGACGGCATGTTCGACGCCGAAGGTGTCTTCATATCGGCAGTGCGGGAGACCGTTGGACCAGATGTGGTGATCGCCGCCAGCTACGACCTCCATGGCAATGTCAGCCAGCGCATCGTTGACAATCTCGATATCTTCTCGACCTATCGCACGGCCCCGCACATCGATGTGCCCGACACCATGCGCCGCGCGGTGACCATGCTCGTGCGCGCTTTGCGCACCGGCGAGCGGCCGGCTATTGCTTGGGCGCCTGTGCCGGTGCTGCTGCCGGGGGAACGCACCAGCACCCAGGATGAGCCGGCCCGCAGCTTTTACGCGCAACTGGGTGCCGTTGAGGACCCCGCAGGCATTTGGGACGCCTCGTTCCAGGTGGGCTATGTCTGGGCCGACGAGCCCCGCGCCACCGCCGGCGCAGTGATCACCGGGACCAACCGGGAGGCGATGGCAGCAGCGGCCAGCCAATTGGCAGAAGGCTATTGGGATATCCGCGAACAGTTCGTCTTTGGCACCAAGACCGGCAGCATTGCCGAATGTGTCGAGTGGGCCTTGGCTGCAGAAACCAACCCGGTCGTGCTCGCTGAATCGGGCGACAATCCCACCGGTGGTGGCGTGGGCGATCGGGCGGAGGTGCTCGCGGCCTTGATGGCTCGAGACGCGCAGGGTGTCGTCTTTGCCGGTATTGCCGATAGACCCGCGACCGAGGTGGCCTATGCGGCCGGAGTGGGAGAGACCGTGCGCCTGCGCATCGGGGCAACGCTGGATGCGTCGAGCACACCCGTCGAGACCAAGGCCGAAGTCATCTTCCTGCTCAAGACCGACAATCCCCTGCTGCACGAAGCGGTCGTGCGCATCGGCGGCATTGACCTCGTGCTGACCGCGCGCCGCCGGCCATTCCATAACATCGCCGATTTTACCAGGCTGGGGCTTGATCCGCGCACCGCGCGCATCGTTGTCGTCAAATCGGGCTATCTCTCGCCCGAGCTTGGACCTATCGCCAATCCCAGCCTGATGGCGCTTTCCCCTGGCGTCGTCGACCAGTTCGTCGAACGCATCAGCAATCGCCACCGCAGCGGAAGGCACTATCCGTTTGACAAGCACTTCGATTGGTCACCCCAGGTCTTCTGGTCCCGTCGAGCCGGCTAG
- a CDS encoding Gfo/Idh/MocA family protein — protein sequence MRVGIIGLGYRLGYLARVFSAAQDDFSIAGYVDPAPAGLPYTAEHDIDVGKQFDTLEAMLDSEKLDLLMVGSPNHLHLEHIRIGLERGLKIFTEKPVVTSVDDTMALAGLIAQYGSDSLMVGLVLRYAPLYVDLRKAQADGVLGDITSIEASEHIPPYHGAFFMRDWRRYARYSGSFMLEKCCHDLDLYNGVMGCRPQYVASFGGRRSFVPENAPASTGINDQEVYHRKPTGWMGTEKVFDSDGDIIDFQTAMVQYENGAALSFHTNLNVPDDFRRFAVMGAKGMAEGDFVRNFLRLTDARTSERLADKTYQASDMSVHYGADEQMAEDILKHMTDGAPLPVSVTDALEAGLLALSMDQAMRTRSVVDMTPIWREFDTALGRVG from the coding sequence ATGCGGGTAGGCATCATCGGCCTCGGCTATCGTCTTGGTTACCTGGCGCGTGTATTCAGCGCGGCGCAGGATGATTTTTCGATCGCAGGCTATGTTGATCCAGCGCCCGCGGGTCTGCCTTACACGGCCGAACACGATATCGACGTCGGCAAGCAGTTCGATACACTTGAAGCTATGCTCGATAGCGAAAAGCTGGACTTGCTGATGGTGGGGTCTCCCAACCATCTCCACCTCGAACACATCCGCATTGGGCTTGAGCGCGGCCTCAAGATTTTCACCGAAAAGCCGGTCGTCACCAGTGTCGACGACACCATGGCCCTAGCGGGCCTCATCGCCCAATACGGCTCCGACAGTCTCATGGTCGGCCTCGTGCTGCGCTACGCTCCACTTTATGTCGATCTGCGCAAGGCCCAGGCTGATGGGGTCCTCGGCGATATCACCTCCATCGAGGCATCCGAGCATATTCCGCCCTATCACGGCGCTTTCTTTATGCGCGATTGGCGTCGCTACGCGCGCTATTCAGGCAGTTTCATGCTCGAAAAGTGCTGCCACGACCTCGATCTTTATAATGGCGTCATGGGTTGCCGCCCCCAATATGTCGCCAGTTTCGGTGGTCGGCGCAGTTTCGTGCCCGAGAATGCCCCTGCCTCCACCGGCATCAACGACCAGGAAGTCTATCACCGTAAGCCCACGGGCTGGATGGGTACCGAAAAGGTGTTCGACAGCGATGGCGACATCATCGATTTCCAGACTGCGATGGTGCAGTATGAAAATGGGGCGGCGCTGAGCTTCCATACCAATCTCAACGTGCCCGACGATTTCCGGCGCTTCGCCGTTATGGGAGCCAAGGGCATGGCTGAAGGCGATTTCGTCCGCAATTTCCTCCGCCTCACCGACGCCCGCACCTCCGAGCGTCTCGCCGACAAGACTTACCAGGCCAGCGATATGTCAGTGCACTACGGCGCTGACGAGCAGATGGCCGAGGACATCCTCAAGCATATGACGGATGGGGCGCCGCTGCCCGTATCGGTGACCGATGCCTTGGAGGCGGGTCTTTTGGCGCTCAGCATGGATCAGGCCATGCGCACCCGATCGGTCGTCGATATGACGCCGATCTGGCGCGAATTCGATACCGCGCTCGGGCGAGTGGGTTAG
- a CDS encoding carbohydrate ABC transporter permease: MTSTRGATYFALALLAPALIYILAIVAYPLFDTIVLSFTNAAMRPAYDFVGWANYERIFGAGNFTEVIIRTFVWTFFSVSMKMVIGMFGAVLLNAAIPGQALFRILTMPPWIVPMAIGIFMWGWMYNGQFGMISGLLQNFGILSGPFPFLAYGNTAFWATIVTDVWIGVPMVTIYFLAAMQSIPKDLYEAAWTDGAGRFYRFRRITLPMMVPAILTMSLLSLISTFNSFDIIWILTQGGPSGSTTTMIIDTYKTAIGSYRYGEGAARAVVICIFVSLFCVVYFRAVRKLAQGEAK; encoded by the coding sequence ATGACCAGCACCCGTGGCGCAACCTATTTCGCTCTGGCCCTGCTGGCCCCGGCACTGATCTACATCCTGGCGATCGTTGCCTATCCGCTGTTTGATACCATCGTTCTGAGCTTTACGAATGCCGCGATGCGGCCAGCCTATGACTTCGTCGGCTGGGCCAATTACGAGCGCATCTTCGGCGCTGGCAACTTCACCGAGGTGATCATCCGCACCTTTGTGTGGACCTTCTTTTCGGTCAGCATGAAGATGGTCATCGGCATGTTCGGCGCCGTGCTGCTCAATGCCGCCATTCCCGGCCAGGCCCTGTTCCGCATCCTCACCATGCCGCCCTGGATTGTGCCGATGGCGATTGGCATTTTTATGTGGGGCTGGATGTATAACGGCCAGTTCGGGATGATCTCGGGCCTGTTGCAGAACTTCGGCATCCTCAGCGGTCCCTTTCCGTTCCTGGCCTATGGCAACACGGCATTCTGGGCCACCATCGTCACGGACGTGTGGATCGGCGTGCCCATGGTCACGATCTACTTCCTGGCTGCCATGCAATCCATTCCCAAGGACCTCTACGAGGCCGCCTGGACCGACGGTGCCGGTCGTTTCTACCGCTTCCGCCGCATCACTCTGCCCATGATGGTGCCGGCGATCCTCACCATGAGCCTTTTGTCGCTGATCTCGACCTTCAATTCCTTCGATATCATCTGGATCCTGACCCAGGGCGGCCCCTCCGGCTCTACCACCACCATGATCATCGACACCTATAAGACCGCCATCGGCTCCTATCGCTATGGCGAGGGCGCGGCCCGTGCCGTGGTGATCTGCATCTTCGTCTCGCTCTTCTGCGTGGTCTATTTCCGGGCTGTGCGGAAGCTCGCGCAAGGAGAAGCCAAATGA
- a CDS encoding carbohydrate ABC transporter permease gives MIDRYRWYELVGLYAGIALFMVFVLAPFVEGFMVSLKPLSQLFSTPYNFIPQNGSFTAYFTMWTTVEGLGRYIFNSLFISAIVTLAVIAIVVPAAYAFARFQFTGSGLLLGGFLAVNMFSGAVLLIPLYRLMRAMGLLNSYWAMIVPGIAFLIPSSIWLLRTYMARIPRELDEAAWVDGASRLYTLRRVILPLAMPGVVVVAIMTFIGAYAQQFIFALTFNSRQEFMPLPVGLFAFFGRQEVLWNELMAASFVGILPVMIVIVFLQRYLVAGLTAGAVKQ, from the coding sequence ATGATCGACCGGTACAGATGGTATGAGTTGGTGGGGCTTTATGCCGGCATCGCGCTGTTCATGGTCTTCGTGCTGGCGCCGTTCGTCGAAGGCTTCATGGTATCGCTAAAGCCGCTGAGCCAGCTCTTCTCCACGCCCTACAATTTCATCCCCCAGAACGGCTCCTTCACAGCCTATTTTACCATGTGGACCACCGTGGAAGGGTTGGGGCGCTACATCTTCAATTCGCTCTTCATCTCGGCAATCGTTACCCTGGCGGTGATCGCTATCGTGGTGCCGGCAGCCTATGCCTTCGCCCGCTTCCAGTTCACTGGTTCAGGCTTGCTCTTGGGTGGGTTCCTGGCGGTAAACATGTTCTCAGGTGCGGTGTTGCTGATACCGCTCTACCGGCTGATGCGCGCCATGGGGCTCCTTAATTCCTACTGGGCGATGATCGTGCCGGGCATTGCTTTTCTGATCCCGTCCTCGATCTGGCTGTTGCGCACCTATATGGCCCGCATCCCGCGCGAGCTGGACGAGGCTGCCTGGGTGGACGGCGCCAGTCGCCTTTATACCCTGCGCCGGGTCATCCTGCCGCTAGCCATGCCCGGCGTTGTGGTGGTCGCCATCATGACCTTTATCGGGGCCTATGCGCAGCAGTTCATCTTCGCGCTGACCTTCAATTCGCGGCAGGAATTTATGCCGCTGCCGGTTGGCCTCTTTGCCTTCTTCGGCCGCCAGGAAGTGCTCTGGAATGAGCTCATGGCGGCAAGTTTTGTCGGAATCCTGCCGGTCATGATCGTCATCGTGTTCCTGCAGCGCTATCTCGTCGCCGGTCTCACCGCCGGTGCCGTGAAGCAATAG
- a CDS encoding ABC transporter substrate-binding protein, with amino-acid sequence MKHTSKFLVASLVALSGSTALATTAAQAETISFILCGDQIFPSQERAIADWEEANPDYPVDVQLVGWAQCQDRATQLAIAGDPVGLAYVGSRTVKQYALNDLIVEIPMTEEEQASYHNYVPETVTFEGTQWGVPVAFSTKALYWNKDLYEEAGLDPDTPPKTWEEKIAFAKQITENTDAAGYGVVAKTMDNTMHQFLHWVYSNNGQVIDADGNIVLNSPENLEALTALRDIVPYGEEGPTAYEQNEVRAIWLDGGVAMIEAMASAGNLAEEAGMNWGVAPLPQGPSAEGPGTLLITDSLVVFKGTGYEDKAIEFAKFLTQPEYQWPYEQENGLTPLRPSEEVEQFVSENPEWAPLIDGIEHGGPEPLFTDYIGLQNVMIEMVQSVVTGQAEPEAALEQAAAELEQYK; translated from the coding sequence TTGAAGCATACATCGAAATTCCTCGTGGCCTCGCTGGTGGCGCTTTCGGGCTCCACTGCGCTCGCCACCACCGCGGCCCAGGCTGAGACCATCAGCTTCATCCTCTGCGGCGACCAGATTTTCCCCAGCCAGGAGCGTGCGATCGCCGACTGGGAAGAAGCCAATCCCGACTATCCCGTCGACGTGCAACTCGTTGGTTGGGCCCAGTGCCAGGACCGCGCCACCCAGCTTGCCATTGCCGGCGACCCGGTAGGCCTGGCCTATGTCGGCTCACGCACCGTCAAGCAGTACGCGCTCAACGACCTCATCGTTGAAATCCCGATGACGGAAGAAGAGCAGGCTTCTTACCATAACTATGTGCCCGAGACCGTGACCTTCGAAGGGACGCAGTGGGGTGTCCCGGTCGCCTTCTCCACCAAGGCGCTGTACTGGAACAAGGACCTCTACGAAGAGGCCGGCCTTGACCCCGACACCCCACCCAAGACCTGGGAAGAAAAGATCGCTTTTGCCAAGCAGATCACGGAAAATACTGATGCTGCCGGCTATGGCGTTGTCGCCAAGACCATGGACAACACCATGCACCAGTTCCTGCACTGGGTGTATTCGAACAATGGTCAGGTGATCGACGCGGATGGCAACATCGTGCTCAACTCGCCCGAGAACCTCGAGGCGCTGACCGCGCTGCGGGACATTGTTCCTTATGGCGAAGAAGGCCCGACTGCCTACGAGCAGAACGAAGTGCGTGCCATCTGGCTCGATGGCGGTGTCGCCATGATCGAGGCTATGGCCAGCGCCGGCAACCTTGCCGAAGAGGCCGGCATGAACTGGGGGGTCGCTCCGCTCCCGCAGGGCCCGAGCGCTGAAGGTCCCGGCACGCTGTTGATCACCGACTCGCTGGTCGTGTTCAAGGGCACCGGCTACGAGGACAAGGCGATCGAATTCGCCAAATTCCTCACTCAGCCTGAGTACCAGTGGCCCTACGAGCAGGAAAACGGCCTCACGCCGCTCCGTCCTTCTGAAGAAGTCGAGCAGTTCGTCTCGGAGAACCCCGAATGGGCGCCGCTGATCGACGGCATCGAGCATGGTGGCCCAGAGCCGCTGTTCACCGACTATATCGGCCTGCAGAACGTCATGATCGAGATGGTCCAGTCGGTCGTCACCGGTCAGGCCGAGCCTGAAGCTGCCCTCGAACAGGCTGCTGCCGAGCTCGAGCAGTACAAGTAA
- a CDS encoding ABC transporter ATP-binding protein codes for MSQLSLKRLEKSFNEARIIKGIDLEVAEGEFVVFVGPSGCGKSTLLRMIAGLEDVSVGEIEIAGRVVNELPPVQRGIAMVFQSYALYPHMSVYENIAFPLRVEKLPKDEVDKRVQAAARVLQLESRLQHRPGQLSGGQRQRVAIGRAIVREPKIFLFDEPLSNLDAALRSEMRIELMELHKRLGSTMVYVTHDQIEAMTMADKIVVLNAGEISQIGSPLELYHKPDNLFVAGFIGSPKMNFIEGKVLSADGANAIVDLGALGTISLPRGSKAIAGETVTLGIRPEHLHLGPGEFTLTVTPNIVEQLGIHTITYATLPAGENFIGLFEGNPDVAEGAPLQLHFSPEQAHLFTAAGLAIY; via the coding sequence ATGTCGCAGTTGAGCCTCAAGCGCCTCGAAAAGAGCTTCAACGAAGCCCGCATCATCAAGGGCATCGATCTGGAGGTCGCCGAGGGCGAGTTCGTGGTCTTCGTCGGTCCTTCTGGCTGCGGTAAATCCACGCTTCTGCGCATGATTGCCGGTCTTGAAGATGTTTCGGTAGGCGAGATCGAGATCGCGGGCCGGGTGGTCAATGAGTTGCCGCCGGTGCAGCGTGGCATCGCTATGGTTTTCCAGTCCTACGCGCTCTACCCGCACATGTCGGTCTACGAGAACATTGCGTTTCCCCTACGGGTCGAGAAGTTGCCCAAGGACGAGGTCGACAAGCGGGTCCAGGCTGCGGCGCGGGTCCTGCAACTCGAGTCCAGGTTACAGCACCGCCCCGGACAACTTTCCGGCGGCCAGCGCCAGCGCGTCGCTATCGGCCGCGCCATCGTGCGGGAGCCTAAGATCTTCCTTTTCGATGAACCGCTTTCCAATCTGGACGCGGCACTCCGCTCCGAGATGCGCATCGAACTTATGGAGCTGCATAAGCGGCTCGGCTCCACCATGGTCTATGTGACGCACGACCAGATCGAGGCCATGACCATGGCCGACAAGATCGTCGTGCTCAATGCCGGCGAGATCAGCCAGATCGGATCGCCGCTTGAGCTCTACCACAAGCCGGACAACCTCTTCGTCGCCGGCTTCATCGGCTCGCCCAAGATGAATTTCATCGAGGGCAAGGTGCTCTCGGCCGACGGTGCCAACGCGATTGTCGATCTGGGTGCTCTGGGCACGATCAGCTTGCCACGCGGCTCCAAGGCCATTGCCGGCGAAACCGTTACGCTCGGCATCCGTCCCGAGCACCTGCACCTTGGTCCCGGCGAGTTTACCCTCACTGTCACCCCCAACATTGTCGAGCAGTTGGGCATCCACACCATCACTTATGCCACCCTGCCTGCGGGCGAGAACTTCATCGGCCTCTTCGAGGGCAATCCGGACGTTGCCGAGGGCGCGCCGCTGCAACTGCATTTCTCCCCCGAGCAAGCCCATCTCTTCACCGCCGCCGGGCTGGCGATCTACTAG
- a CDS encoding MurR/RpiR family transcriptional regulator, with protein sequence MLDIVGLLQTEKDEFTRSERALTEIVLADVDRALKMSIVDLAARADVSPPTVTRFCRRLGCDSYADFKVRLAQSRFVGQRYFAPAAGPTSAREIAQGVVNGIQSTIYETFDHMDFDAVERAAESIIGANFLLAYGSGGASSTMATETEARLFRLGLRVTSCIDHQVQLMRAASAPAGTAIIAFSLSGNNLPLVKAMAVAGEYGLTRIVVTRSGSPMAGEADVLLPINRREDADILRPTPSRYAFLATIDVLAQTIATRLGSSAVASMRRIKHQLVVNRDGDDTQPLGD encoded by the coding sequence ATGCTCGACATCGTGGGGTTGCTGCAGACCGAGAAGGACGAGTTCACCCGATCCGAGCGCGCGCTGACTGAAATCGTTCTTGCCGATGTCGATCGCGCCCTCAAGATGAGCATCGTCGATCTGGCAGCGCGTGCCGATGTCTCGCCGCCCACCGTGACGCGCTTCTGTCGCCGTTTGGGTTGCGACTCCTATGCCGATTTCAAAGTGCGTCTCGCCCAGTCGCGCTTTGTCGGGCAACGCTATTTCGCGCCAGCCGCCGGGCCCACGAGTGCACGAGAAATCGCGCAGGGGGTGGTCAACGGCATCCAGTCGACGATCTACGAAACGTTCGACCACATGGATTTCGATGCGGTGGAGCGGGCCGCCGAGAGCATCATCGGCGCCAACTTCCTGCTCGCCTATGGTTCTGGCGGCGCGTCCTCGACCATGGCGACCGAAACCGAGGCGCGGCTGTTCCGGCTGGGCCTGCGCGTCACCTCCTGCATCGATCATCAGGTGCAGCTCATGCGGGCGGCGTCAGCGCCCGCAGGCACCGCCATCATCGCCTTTTCCCTCTCGGGCAACAATCTGCCCCTGGTTAAGGCAATGGCTGTCGCCGGCGAATATGGGCTGACCCGGATCGTCGTCACCCGGTCTGGTTCCCCCATGGCCGGCGAAGCCGATGTCCTCCTGCCCATCAATCGCCGGGAGGATGCCGATATCCTGCGTCCTACGCCCAGCCGCTACGCTTTCCTTGCGACCATCGACGTCCTCGCCCAGACGATTGCCACGCGTCTCGGGTCGTCGGCCGTCGCCAGCATGCGGCGCATTAAGCACCAATTGGTCGTCAATCGTGATGGAGACGACACCCAGCCGCTGGGAGACTAA